One Ciconia boyciana chromosome 9, ASM3463844v1, whole genome shotgun sequence genomic window carries:
- the RPS14 gene encoding small ribosomal subunit protein uS11, translating to MAPRKGKEKKEEQVISLGPQVAEGENVFGVCHIFASFNDTFVHVTDLSGKETICRVTGGMKVKADRDESSPYAAMLAAQDVAQRCKELGITALHIKLRATGGNRTKTPGPGAQSALRALARSGMKIGRIEDVTPIPSDSTRRKGGRRGRRL from the exons ATGGCACCTCGTAAGGgcaaggagaagaaggaagaacaggTCATCAGCTTGGGACCTCAGGTTGCTGAAGGAGAAAACGTGTTCGGCGTCTGCCATATCTTTGCTTCCTTCAACGACACTTTTGTCCATGTGACTGATCTCTCTGGCAA GGAAACCATCTGCCGTGTGACTGGTGGCATGAAGGTGAAGGCAGACAGAGACGAGTCTTCTCCCTATGCAGCTATGCTGGCAGCCCAGGACGTTGCCCAGAGGTGCAAGGAACTGGGCATCACTGCCCTGCACATCAAGCTGCGTGCTACTGGTGGAAATAG GACCAAGACTCCTGGACCTGGTGCCCAGTCAGCCCTGAGAGCTCTGGCCCGATCTGGAATGAAGATCGGCCGCATTG AGGATGTCACCCCCATCCCCTCTGACAGCACTCGCAGAAAGGGTGGTCGCCGTGGACGTCGTCTGTAA
- the CD74 gene encoding HLA class II histocompatibility antigen gamma chain isoform X1, which yields MAEEQRDLISDRGSGMVNVGDTRRSVLGHKAALSTLSILVALLIAGQAVTIYFVYQQNGQISKLTRTSQTLQLEALQRKLPASAKPVNKMKMSMVSTPLAMRVLPLAPSAENMDMAPASNKTEDQVKHLLQQGDPRRTFPDLKDNLKANLKSLKNTMTDGEWKSFESWMQKWLLFEMARNPKPEKPKEMPAEKVQTKCQAEAKSGGVRPGHFHPQCDVNGDYLPKQCNASTGYCWCSYKNGTRIEGTATREKLDCPDATAATTASPTPVEQEEMIFSGADMHKLGLEKAK from the exons ATGGCCGAGGAGCAGCGGGACCTCATCTCCGACCGTGGCAGCGGCATGGTCAATGTCGGGGACACCCggag GTCTGTGTTGGGCCACAAAGCCGCCCTCTCCACGCTCTCCATCCTGGTGGCCCTGCTGATCGCCGGCCAGGCCGTCACCATCTACTTCGTCTACCAGCAGAACGGGCAGATCAGCAAGCTGACCAGGACCTCCCAGaccctgcagctggaggcacTGCAGAGGAAGCTGCCTGCCA GTGCCAAGCCGGTGAACAAGATGAAGATGTCCATGGTGAGCACACCCCTGGCCATGAGGGTCCTGCCTCTTGCCCCCTCTGCAGAAAACATG GACATGGCCCCCGCTAGCAACAAAACTGAGGACCAAGTGAAGCACCTGCTGCAG CAAGGAGACCCCAGGAGGACATTCCCGGATCTGAAGGACAACCTGAAGGCCAACCTGAAGAGCCTGAAGAACACCATGACTGATGGGGAATGGAAG TCCTTTGAATCCTGGATGCAAAAGTGGCTGCTGTTTGAAATGGCCAGGAACCCCAAGCCAGAGAAGCCTAAGGAGATGCCAGCAGAGAAAG TGCAAACTAAGTGCCAGGCAGAGGCCAAATCTGGGGGCGTCCGGCCGGGTCACTTCCACCCGCAGTGCGATGTGAACGGCGACTACCTGCCCAAGCAGTGCAATGCCTCCACGGGCTACTGCTGGTGCTCCTACAAAAATGGCACCAGGATTGAGGGCACTGCCACTCGGGAAAAGCTGGACTGCCCCG ATGCCACTGCTGCCACCACTGCTTCTCCCACCCctgtggagcaggaggagatgaTCTTCTCTGGGGCAGACATGCACAAGCTGGGTCTGGAGAAAG CCAAGTAG
- the CD74 gene encoding HLA class II histocompatibility antigen gamma chain isoform X3: protein MAEEQRDLISDRGSGMVNVGDTRRSVLGHKAALSTLSILVALLIAGQAVTIYFVYQQNGQISKLTRTSQTLQLEALQRKLPASAKPVNKMKMSMVSTPLAMRVLPLAPSAENMDMAPASNKTEDQVKHLLQQGDPRRTFPDLKDNLKANLKSLKNTMTDGEWKSFESWMQKWLLFEMARNPKPEKPKEMPAEKDATAATTASPTPVEQEEMIFSGADMHKLGLEKAK from the exons ATGGCCGAGGAGCAGCGGGACCTCATCTCCGACCGTGGCAGCGGCATGGTCAATGTCGGGGACACCCggag GTCTGTGTTGGGCCACAAAGCCGCCCTCTCCACGCTCTCCATCCTGGTGGCCCTGCTGATCGCCGGCCAGGCCGTCACCATCTACTTCGTCTACCAGCAGAACGGGCAGATCAGCAAGCTGACCAGGACCTCCCAGaccctgcagctggaggcacTGCAGAGGAAGCTGCCTGCCA GTGCCAAGCCGGTGAACAAGATGAAGATGTCCATGGTGAGCACACCCCTGGCCATGAGGGTCCTGCCTCTTGCCCCCTCTGCAGAAAACATG GACATGGCCCCCGCTAGCAACAAAACTGAGGACCAAGTGAAGCACCTGCTGCAG CAAGGAGACCCCAGGAGGACATTCCCGGATCTGAAGGACAACCTGAAGGCCAACCTGAAGAGCCTGAAGAACACCATGACTGATGGGGAATGGAAG TCCTTTGAATCCTGGATGCAAAAGTGGCTGCTGTTTGAAATGGCCAGGAACCCCAAGCCAGAGAAGCCTAAGGAGATGCCAGCAGAGAAAG ATGCCACTGCTGCCACCACTGCTTCTCCCACCCctgtggagcaggaggagatgaTCTTCTCTGGGGCAGACATGCACAAGCTGGGTCTGGAGAAAG CCAAGTAG
- the CD74 gene encoding HLA class II histocompatibility antigen gamma chain isoform X2 has product MAEEQRDLISDRGSGMVNVGDTRRSVLGHKAALSTLSILVALLIAGQAVTIYFVYQQNGQISKLTRTSQTLQLEALQRKLPASAKPVNKMKMSMVSTPLAMRVLPLAPSAENMDMAPASNKTEDQVKHLLQQGDPRRTFPDLKDNLKANLKSLKNTMTDGEWKSFESWMQKWLLFEMARNPKPEKPKEMPAEKVQTKCQAEAKSGGVRPGHFHPQCDVNGDYLPKQCNASTGYCWCSYKNGTRIEGTATREKLDCPAK; this is encoded by the exons ATGGCCGAGGAGCAGCGGGACCTCATCTCCGACCGTGGCAGCGGCATGGTCAATGTCGGGGACACCCggag GTCTGTGTTGGGCCACAAAGCCGCCCTCTCCACGCTCTCCATCCTGGTGGCCCTGCTGATCGCCGGCCAGGCCGTCACCATCTACTTCGTCTACCAGCAGAACGGGCAGATCAGCAAGCTGACCAGGACCTCCCAGaccctgcagctggaggcacTGCAGAGGAAGCTGCCTGCCA GTGCCAAGCCGGTGAACAAGATGAAGATGTCCATGGTGAGCACACCCCTGGCCATGAGGGTCCTGCCTCTTGCCCCCTCTGCAGAAAACATG GACATGGCCCCCGCTAGCAACAAAACTGAGGACCAAGTGAAGCACCTGCTGCAG CAAGGAGACCCCAGGAGGACATTCCCGGATCTGAAGGACAACCTGAAGGCCAACCTGAAGAGCCTGAAGAACACCATGACTGATGGGGAATGGAAG TCCTTTGAATCCTGGATGCAAAAGTGGCTGCTGTTTGAAATGGCCAGGAACCCCAAGCCAGAGAAGCCTAAGGAGATGCCAGCAGAGAAAG TGCAAACTAAGTGCCAGGCAGAGGCCAAATCTGGGGGCGTCCGGCCGGGTCACTTCCACCCGCAGTGCGATGTGAACGGCGACTACCTGCCCAAGCAGTGCAATGCCTCCACGGGCTACTGCTGGTGCTCCTACAAAAATGGCACCAGGATTGAGGGCACTGCCACTCGGGAAAAGCTGGACTGCCCCG CCAAGTAG